AGCTTTCAGGAGGGCTTTCTTCCTGTCAGAGAGCTGCTCCTGCCAACGGCATGGGCACACAATACCCTGCAGCCGTGCTCCGTGCCAGCACCACCTACGGGGCACGGGGCTGCCGGGACCCCCGTGGGCACAGCCCCCCACCTGCATGCCACTGAACAGGGCGTTGATGGCCGACTCCTCCTCGCTGGCGCTGTTGCGCACCTCCTCAATCATGGCCTTGAGGAGGACGATGGCCTCACGCGTGGATGTCTGCAGCTCCTTCACTGCCTGCGGGGCAGCACGGGGGGTTGTGGCACCGCTGTGACCCCACACTCACCCGACCCCACACTCACGTACCAGCACCGCCTGGTCCAGCTTctcacagccctgcacataCGCCGTCTCGATGTCAATGCAGTGCGCTCTGCTTTCCCTATGGCAATGCGGGCAGTGAGGGCTCGGCTGGGACACGCGGCCGTGGGGACGCGTACGGGGACACTTACCCCTGCATGTCCCTGAAGCAGTTGATGCAGAGCATGGACTTCTTCTCGGTGGAGAACATGATGTAGGGCTCCTCGTGCAGCGCTGTAAGGGACACGGCCGTCCTGCCCGGTGTGCATGGCACAGCGCGGAGCCTGCGGCTGGTACTCACGGCACTTCTTGTGGATGGCTTTGGTGCGTTTGCTCAGCGACACGATCTCGTGGCGGGCGAAGACCTTGGCGCGGTGCGTCTCCTCGCGGCACGGGGCGCACAGCGGCTGGCTGCACGTGTTGCAGAAGCACATGGTGTCCAGGTCCTGCCGGTACACGGGGAGATGGAGGTGGAGGCGGCGGTCCACCCTCTGCAGGTGGAGCCCCATCGGGGTCCCGGCCTTTGCCGGCTCCTCACCGCCTCGGCGCAGCGCCGGTCGCAGTTGGCGCATTGCGCGTCCTCCGAGCCCTCGGCCGAGCCGTCCACCAGGAACTGAAGCAGCCGGTCCACGGGGGGCAGCCCCGTTCCGCCCCGCACCACCGACGGGTGCCTGAGGGAAGGGGCGGGTTGAGCGCCGACACGGGGCGGGTCCCCGCGCGCGGCCGCGTCCCGCGTGGCCGTACCCGCACAGGGGGCAGCGCAGGCGGCCGGAGGCGGCTCGTCCCCGCAGGCAGCTGGCGCAGAAGGCGTGGTAGCAGTcgagcaggcagggctgctggaaCGGGCCGTGgcacagcagacacagcagcGGGTGCCAGGCGCCCCGCTCCAGCTCCGCGCAGCTCCCGAGCGGGGAGAAGATGCCGCCCGCCATCCGCAGCCACGGCCCCAGCGCCGGCCCCAGCGACACGGGGCGGAACATGGCGGCTATTTTTAACCGCTGCCTCGCGGGGCGGCGACGGTGCGGGGGAGGGAACGGGAGGGGGGGCAGCACCGATGGGAGAACGGCCAGGGAtggggggggcgtggggtgaCCGCACCGCGAATGGACCGGGACACCGGGCGGACACCGGGCGGTCAGCGGGTGTCATGGGGTGTCATGGCGGTGTCATGGCGGTGTCCCTTTCAGGACGTTCCCGGTGACACGCTGCTCCCCGTGTCGGTGATGGAGCCCCGTGGAGACGCGTCCCCGTGACGGGGTGACCCCGGTGACAGCGCGTCCCATCACGGGCTGTCCCTCGtgccatccatccatccatccatccatccatccatccatccatccatccatccatccatccatccatccatccatccatccatccatccatcgGCCGCTCCGTGTTACCGCGGACACGGACACACTCCGGGTCCCGTTGGCCGCACTGTCCGCACGTGGCCGCACCCGGCGGTGACGCGCCAGCGGGATtttggccccgccccctttctcTGGccccgcccccagccccgcccCCTCTGTTCCCCTGGCCGCGCTCAGGCCGCACTAGTTGCTGGCAGAGACGCTGCGGGGCGGGGCCGTGCTGCGCTCAGCGGGCGGAGCGCATCGATGTTCCGGCGCTCGTTGTGTTCTCCCTGCGCACAGCACGTCCCGCCGCTCTCTCTGTTCTCGGCCCGGCGGCGGCGTGGGCGCAGGCGGTGTGGGGGAGCGGCGCATGCGCGCTGGCAGCCCGAGAGCCGTTCCGCGCATGCGCGCGGGGCGGCGCTCCCTTTTTGCCCCTCGCTGGAGCCGCCATGGCGCCCGTGGTGAGTGCTCGTTCCGTGCCCGTACCGCGCTCCGTGCCGCCCGGTTCTATGGCCGCTCCGTTCTGTCTCCGTTCTGCTCGCTGCTCCCCGCTCTGTCCGCTCAGCCGCTCGGACCCGCCTCGTTCTGCTCCTGGTTgtgcggcccggcccggcctgGCGCAGCTCGGGCCTACGCGTGGTGCTGGGCCTGGGCCGCCCCCTGCGGCTGCTGCGGGCTGTGGGCGCTGCGGGGCTTCGCTCTGACCCTGTTACCCCCCTGCCCAAGCCGCCCCCTGCACTCAGCccctctgtccctctgtccctcaGCCCCTCCGTCCCCTCACGGCTCTGTTCCCTGTGTCCCCTCACGGCTCTGTTCCCTGTGTCCCCTCACGGTtctgttctctctctgttttcccGTCCCGCAGAAAAAACCCGCAGCGAAGGGTggcaaaaaaaagaagcaggtgCTGAAGTTCACGCTGGACTGCACGCACCCGGTGGAGGATGGCATCATGGACGCCGCCAACTTTGTGAGTGCGGGGGCTCCTGTGTGCGGCCCCTCTGCTCTTGTCGTTGTTCTTTGTGCTCCTCGGGCAGCACcgctgcagcacagcccagagcatCAGTGTGTGcggtgctgagtgctgctgggggtgTATTGCTGCACAACAGCCCGCAGCTGAAGTGTGTGTGTATCCCACGTTAGTATCCATCCCTGTGAGGTTTTATTCCATATGCAGCAATGGAGCAGAGCACTGCGTTCCATTGCTGCTGGATGGGTGCTTTCAGTCAGGCTTTGCTTGTTGCTGTGTCCTCTGAGACGTGGGTTTGTGGTGCAGAAACCTTTGGGAATACTTCATTTGGACCTGCAAGGGTCATTGAGTCCAAGAGAAGCATCTTGCTCTGTTCTGATTGTAGGAAATGTCGTCTCACTTTAATGGTGTGGGCACTTGGCCTTTAGTGTTTTCCCTCTGCAGGTGTGAACGGCTCAGTGTGAGCCATAGTGTCAGCCTATGGAAACTCAGAGGATCCAGGCCCACAGGGAAAGgcttctctttgctcttcaaTGACACGTGGTCGTTTTGCCTCCTCTTAGTTCCGAGCAAAGCCTTGAAATGCTGAGCACAAACAGCTGCCAACAGCCCTGACTGAACGTCTGTGCCTTCTTACAGGAGCAGTTCTTACAAGAGCGGATCAAAGTGAACGGGAAGGCTGGAAACCTGGGTGGTGGCGTGGTGACCATCGAGAGGAGCAAGAGCAAGATCACTGTTACTTCAGAGGTGCCCTTCTCCAAGAGGTGAGAGCAcggtgggtgctgcagggcagggctgcaggctgtgctgggcccGTAGCACTGGGCACTGTGTGTTGGTTGCTCAGTGTTTGGGTAATGAGGGCTGTGGATCCTTTGCCTATAATGGAATTAGGCTCCGCTGTGGATGTGTGTCATGAGGAGTGCTTTGTTgtggtggggctgcagtgcttggTGACGATGGCATTCTTAGTGCCAGAGGTTCAAGATCTGAACCTCTAAAATGGGAATGTGTGAGCAAGCACGAAGTAATAAAGGGATGTTTTGCATCAAGGTGCTGACCTGGTTAAGCACCACGTGCAGTTAGGTACAGGGATTGTTCCTGAGGGGTTTTTAAGACAGATGAGGCTGAGGAACCTCAGCAGGATGGCTGTGTGGGATGAGCAACCAACAGGAGTGGAATTGGGAGCTGGGTGCTCCTGTGCTGACCATACCCTcagcttcatagaatcatagaataaggttggaaaggacctataagatcatctagttcaacctcCAACCTTCCTGCTGGTGTTTTGAGGTGGCAGGCAGTCAGTGTGGGCATGACCTTATATATCCAGGCTGTTCCATTACAGCCTCTTTAccctcatcctgctggctgTCTGCCTGGCTCTTGCCTGATATTTCTGTCCCTTATCTGGCCTTGATAATGttgattttgtttgctgtgggTAGAGATAGCAAGTGGGGGAAGTGGAGGCCTgcagaggtgtgtgtgtgtgtgtgtgatggtgctgctgctggtgactctgtgaggctgtgctgtgtctcTGTGGCACTCAGTGAAtcctggggctgcagagagctgggcCTTGGTGGTTGGGGTGGTGGCTGCCTGCCTTAGGGGTacctgggggggtgggggtgtcGGGCATCCCTCCTGTATGTGCACACTGGGACCCTCCCCCAGCACGGGGGGCTGAGGGCagccctatgggggggggtcaggaggcagcagctcctttgctgtgtgtgtgggaggcagcagggcaggctgtgctccATGCTGTAGTGCTGTGAGCTGCCCCAGCCGCTGTGATCCCGCAGGTACCTGAAATACCTGACCAAGAAGTACCTGAAGAAGAACAACCTCCGCGACTGGCTGCGCGTGGTGGCCAACAGCAAGGAGAGCTACGAGCTGCGCTACTTCCAGATCAACCAGGacgaagaggaggaggaggaggaggactaAAAGCGGAGCGGAATCGTTTTTGTACATTGTACTGAATAAATTGTGGGAAAGAATTGTTACCGCTGCGTTCCCGacatgatggggatgggggtgagggggggtgATGATGTCACGGGGCGGGGCCgccggccgccatcttggcgCGGAGGGGCCGCGCCCGGCGCTCCCGGGCGGCATGAGGGGCCCGTCGGGcggagaggagctgctggacGAGCAGGACAACGACGAGGACGTGTCAGGTGGGCGGGGGGCGCAGGGCCGGGAGCTGGAGGGGGaatggggggcggggggggcgtGTTTTTCCCCCccgggggggggagggggagggggaggggggggcggggggggcgtGTTTTTCCCCCccgggggggggagggggagggggaggggggggcggggggggcgtGTCTGCGGGGTGCGGGGGGTCGGGGCCTGCCGGGGGCTGCGCGCTGATAGCAGCCTGTGTGATGAGCTCGGgtgtggggagaggaggggatgggggagaCCTGAAGGGACATGGGAGGATGGGGAAGGTGGGGAGCAAGGACCGTGTGGAGTGAGGCTGACACCTGTTGGACGCCGACCCCACTCGTTTTAACGGGCTCTGCTGGGAGGTGTAAGGCCAAAGGGTGGAAGCATCGCTGTTCCtaacagcactgagctctgtaGGGGCTGGGTGTCCTGATGTGTGGGTTCAGACCATGTTGTAGTGATACAAACCCTGCTGTGGGTCACATCCTTTGggtgctggggctcagcacagcactaTGGATGTTCTCActgagcagctgtgggtgcccagAGAGGGCAAACCTGAGCTGTGCCTGGGAAGGCCACCCGTGTGAATTGCCCTTCTTGTCCTCAGAAGAAGACGATGGGGTcctggaagggctggaggagTTTTTCGCTGAGGAACAAGttgctgtgcagaaaaaaaagaaagccaagaagCTGAAAGATGGCAAAGTGGCCAAAAtcaagaggaggaagaaagaggtaatgctgtgtgctctgagaTGGGGTGACTGATAGATGTGGAATGGAGGTTGGCTGCTTGGGGCACCCAATGCCTGTGGTGACAGCAGAGACACCTGGGGGCTCCATGAGCAGGCAGCTCCTTGGTATCTGAGGAACCTCATGGCCAATGGAGGTGACTGAGGATCAGGTTTGTGTGGTTCTTATCCAGCCCCAATGATCTGCTGAGGTGGGTGGTGATTTTCCTTGGCTGTTTTTGTTCCAGTGGAGACTTCTAACAAATAAATGATTGGTATGGAAGCTTACAGCGTGCAGGGTGTAGTAACAACACCAGGATGGTTCCCAGCCTGTGAGGTTTGGGTGCCTGCAGTGCCTTCTGGGGGGtcctctctccctctgcctGCTCTTAGAACACTTGTTTCAGCAGTTCTCAGGATTCAGTGTGTGGAAGGGTTTTTAAGTCTTCTACAAGAAGACAAGGTGTCATGTCCTTGAGTTTAATGGCACCTGAGTGGTTCTTCCCGCTGCCCCCCTCTAACCACGGCTCCACTGTGTGTCGCAGGAGGTGGCTGGGCTGTCCCTGCATGCTCTGCAGGGCAGGCTGTGTCTTGgctgagggctgtgggcaccGGGCAGACACTGTGAGGATGGAGCACTGAGCAACTGCTGTTCCTCAGACCCTTTTCCTCAGGAAATTCGTGCCTGAAGATGAGCATCAGATGTTCTTATGCAGCAGAGCCAGAAGCATCCCCACCCCTTCCCTCGCCAAGCAGGGGATCAATGATGCTGTTCTCTTCCAGTCATCACTGCCACTCCCTCTGGGACTTGTATGAGCAGATTGGCTGGATGAGGTGGCACATCGAAGTGCTTTTGCTGCCGACAGGAGCATTATGTGCTGTGGATGTAAAAGAACCTGACTGACTCCAGCGTGCGATGACCtggcagctgtgagcagaagCCCAGAGGagtcttttctcctccttcGTGGCCATGGTGATGTTCTGTTCCTGCAGATACCACACAAAGCTGGCTCAGGCCGCCTCGCTTCCTGTGTGTTTTGCAATGTaggatgtgttttctttccctcctgtgctgctttttaataGAGGAAAGATAAGATACAGACGTGTGCTATGTTCATTCCTGGCAGTTCTACGTTCATGTCAGCCTACCTGAGGCTATGGGAGCAACatgtgcagcctgagctgtgtCTGACTGCTTCcttatggggggtggggggaaattAATGGGATGGATGTCGAgggtgttttcttctttaattaacGCCTGGTGCGGGCGGTGTTAATCAGGCTCAGTTCTGCCTGTCAGAGGTTGTTCTGTCTTCCACCAAAGCCAGCGAggagctgcagttctgtgggtAGGCACTGAGCTGTGTTTCTGAGCAGCACCCAGGCTGCATTACCCAGTcagaaggtaaaagaaaaagaaaccttcgctttgggttttcttttcctgagcaTCTTCGTGGAGGCTGTGGGGTGTAGGATGTTCTCTCCTCCTATTAAAGGAAATGAGAGATGTGGGGCTGCCTTGTGAACCTGCACCATGATGTTGGTGCTTACACCATGgctgtgttgcttttaaaaGGGAATTTGCCTGTTTAACCTCCTTGCAGCTCATTGTGGTGTTTGTGGCAGTGCTCCCTGAAGCTCTGGTGCTACACTTGATGCTGTGAACCCCAAAAAGATCTGCATGAATTAACCGGCTGCTGTTTGATCCTCAGTGTATGTAGATGAAGGTCCTCGTCAGGCAAGAAAGCAGGGAGAGTGGGAATTTCAACCTGTACTGCAGTCGTTGCCATGGCAACCAATTATTCAGTGCTAAATTATAACTGCTAaaggaaaagctctttttttttcaaaccaaAAAGGACCCGATATCAGTAATGGCCGCTGAGCGATAATGGATCTCTGCTGTGAGCAATTGATTTGTACGTAGCACAGCGGGcgctgtccatggtgctgagCCCCGCCGCTCCTCGTGGGGCAGCTTCCAGAGGCGGCACAGGGTGTAGGAAGATATTGACCCAAATATGTGCGTTGttgctgtctttcttgtaaCGTGAGTGATCCGCCCGGCAAGCAGAGGCTTTTATTAGGGTGGTAGTGACTTTGTTGCAGCAAGTCGCTGTCTGTCCCAGAAAGAAGCCTAAATTCTGCCTTTCTGGGCTCCGCGCTCTGGCTCTCCCGTGGTTGGTGTGTACATGTAAGCCTGGTTCCTGCTGACTGCATCTGTCAGCCATCCAGCAGGGCACAGGCCTTTCTGGAGAGGTTCTTCTTGCTGCTGAAGTTGTGACCAAAAGCCTGGTGGGAGTTCTATGTGCTGAGTGTCTCTCAACATCTGTCCGGTGAGCTACAAGACATGCATGTGACTCAAGAGATGTCCTCTTCCTTTCGGTTCTTAACTATTCACACTGCAgtaggaaaatgtttctgttctccTGTAAAACCATAAGCCAGTGTGAGATGGGACGTCACACACTACCATGTGTTATGTCAATCAGAAAAATTACTCAGGTTCCACCTGTCTGAAGATTTAAGGTCTTTTAGCTGAACAGTTAGCCACCTCTCAGACGAGTCACTCACTGCTTTACTATATGGTTATTCTTAATATGTATGTTCTTTTGCTTGCTGTGTCGTGCCTTTATTTACACCACTGCACATCAGAATGGTAACATGAACGTTGTGGTATTGCAGCATCGTGATGCTTTCAGAGTGTGTTACAACATGGAGGCGAAAGGGGTGTCCACTTGTGTGCCTGTGGCTGAGGGAGGGCAGGTGGTGCTCCTTCTCCACTGTCCTCTTCTGTTGTAGGGGAGCAATGATGAGATATCAGACAATGATGAGGAGATTGAGGAGAAATCTGAGAGTGAAGGAAGTGACTATTCCcccaacaagaagaaaaagaaaaaactgaaggaaaagaaggagaaaaaaaccaaacggaaaaagaaggatgaagaggaggaggaggatgatggAGGGCTAAAGGTACCAAAGATTTGCTCATCCTGAGCTGGTGTTCGGACATTGGATCTCATGGTGTGGCCAGATCCCTGCTGACATCTGAGTACACTGTTCAGTGAATGAGGGCAGAGCTGTAATTGCGGGTCACTCACCTTGCACTGATGGATACGTTACCTTTGTTTAAGGCACGGAGGTATAAGTACTGTACTCCCCATCAGGGAGACTGAGTTAGCTGCCTGATGGCATGTGCTCAGAGTTCCTCATGGTACCTTTTGTGGTACTGAAAGCACTACTGAAAGcaatggtttattttatttggaacaaagagaaaagcagccatAACAATGCTGatttcttggttgtttttgtttttaaaaccatGAAGCATTTGCAGTTCTATCAACAACCCATTCTGCAGTAGTGTCTCATCAAGGGCTCTCAAGCACGGGCTGGCATTTTTACTGGCAAATGAAAGGCCAACATGATCCCATGTTATTTTTGTTAGATACAGAGATTATGTTTCCTGGAGACATGAAACCTGGGAAGGCTTTGCATTATATTATGTGGTATGAGGAGCATTTGGATAATGCTGTATTAATTTGCTTCTCGGAAGCATGTGAAGCATTAGTTTATTAAGCACTTATGCatgctttggtttttttatattacagaaacaaatctCTGTGTCGCTGACGAGGGAGAGAGTTTGACACGGGGTATATGACAGACACTTTGTCTGCAGAGCTGTCACTTACATTAACAGTGTCTCTCTGTAATTCTACAGGAGCCGAAGAGCTCAGCCCAGCTGATGGAAGAATGGGGCCTTGATGATGTAGATTACATTTTCTCAGAAGAAGATTACCATACTCTTACTAATTACAAGGCTTTCAGCCAGTTTCTCAGGTACAAAACCACAGGTATCAATGGGCTTTGGGGCAGTGATTGAGATTTGGATGTTACTCAAATAAGAAGGTGAAGCTGTGATGCAGAATGTCCTTTACAAGCTCCTTACTGCTTCTCCCTCCGTTACAAGAAAGGTCTTAAGGAATCCATTTTAAATACAGGATAATTGACTGGAAAACAGCTGAATTGTTTCTCCCTGATGCCCGCTCTCCAGAATTccattttttgtgtttatttatttgaagattttCTGTAGGGAAATGtgacagcaggagcagatgtGCGTTTCCTTTAACCTGTggtttttccctttccccaccCTTCAGACCTCTGATTGCCAAGAAGAACCCCAAGATCCCTATGTCCAAGATGATGACTGTGCTTGGTGCCAAGTGGCGAGAGTTCAGTGCCAACAACCCGTTCAAGGGCAGCTCagcggcggcagcagcagcagctgtggctgcagcagtggagaCTGTCACGGTTGCCCCGCCACTGGctgccagcccccagcagcctgCATTGCCCCCTGTCATCAGGAAAGCGAAAACCAAGGAAGGCAAGGGTAGGTACCAAGCACAGTGAGCTTACTGTGACAGTTCTCCtgtttctgacatcagatttgtgcttctttcttcctgtttggaAGGTTCTGTGTGAACTGCTAGAGAAGTTGGGCTGTGGTAGAAAGAGGAGAGAGCTCCTCAGGAATATTGCTGTTCCAGTAATGCACTTATCAATTACTGATGCCTCCAGAGGTTAGAacaagcagctcagagctggcacTTGACCAAGAGTGCAGCTTGCAGCagcttccctgtgctgcagcctcagaTCCTGCAGTGTCTTTTGGGCCACCCCAGCAGAGAGGGGTCTTTCCCCCCTGCTTTGCAGACTTCAAACTCTGCATTTGGCATTCCCAGCCCTGTTGCAGTTTGCAGGATGCTGTCCCTCTCCTGCATTCCAGGATAGTTGTGTTCCTCTTGTGCCAGTTTTTTCTCCCACTTCCTTGCAAGCCCTGGACTTGAGTGGGCAGCCTGAGGACTCTTGGAACAGTGGAACAATAAGACTTTTGTTCTTCCAGGTCCAGgtgtgaagaagaaaatcaagagctcgaaagatgggaagaaaaaggggaagggaaaaaagatggTGGGCCTAAAATTCCGGTTTGGAGGAATCcccagcaaaaggaaaaagggctCTTCTGTAAGTGTGTGCTTCCCATTTCTGTGCAGGGCATTGGGTGTGGGAGGgtgcagcagagaaaagccaGGACAAGTTCCCTTTGCCTAGAAATCTCCCCTATGCAGGATAGTGTGTGTATGTCCAGTTGATTGCCCTGTTCTTGCCAACTTGCCTATTCCTCTTGCAGTGCCTGTTGCCTCCTAGAGATAGCATGGATCACACATCTCTGCGTGGTCCCTGTCCTCCAGCCTTGTGTGGCACATCCTTCCCTTGCTGGCCTTCAGAGTGTCAGGACATCCCTTCTGAGAAAGGGGCCAAGCTGTCCTTGGTTGGGTGTGGAAGGAAGCCTGAGTGAAggctgctgaaaagaaatgctacaGCTTCATTTGTGCCCTTCTCTGAGATGCCAGTCTCTGTTCAGTGTGTTTGTTCATCCCTTGTTAGAGACCTGTGTCCAAGCTTGTGTTTGTAAAGATGTCATATCTGGGCATGTTTGCTGCTAAAGCCATATAATCACgtttattttcagagatgagGTTGATAATGCCatcatttcagatttcatttgcAAAGGAATTCTTCAGGGCTTGCACTCCAGCTGAACTTCATGTCAAAGAGAATTATCAGATGCTTTAATTAGGTTGCCATTGCTTGCCTCCTGGCGCCTGTGGCTCTGCAGTATGACCCGGGGACAGCTGAGCACCCCGTAAGTGCATGGGAGCAGGGTTTTGCTGCAGTTTACATGCAGCACTCTTTCAGTGTATAAATATCAGATGtaagcaaagcattttaaagagcAAATCTTCTGATAACTACTCAGTAGGAATGGTTCTCCTGCAGATCTTGATAGTGTTGCTCAAAGTCCCCATTAGCTCACCTTTACTGGAGTTCCCTGCCTCTCCTTTTGACATAACAACCAGTTTGTAAGTAACTCTGTGTATCAGAAGAAGGAGCAGGCTGGGGCAGTCAATCAGTCCCACAGTACAGAAAATCCATCCCATATGTGGGTACATTCCAGATCTGCACTTGCATTTCTAAGACTGAGGAGGAACTTGGGCTTGCTCCTGCAGTCAGGGTGCTAAGCACACAAGAACATACAAACTGGGGCTTTGCATATGGAAGTCTGGCCTCCAGGATAAGAATTCAGACACTGTTATGTTTTGAGGGAAACCCAGAGCCCATCTCTTGTCAGGCAAACACAGTgattcatgtattttaaatgtctctGAGATTAGCTCAGTGACTGCACCTTGATGGTGCTGCTGAACCTGGCTAActgcccctgtgctgtgctgagcagtgtgaGATAATTGTCCACTGGCTCTCGTTGTAGTCTGTGCTGATTGATTGCCTGGCTGGAACATCGATCTGATGGAGGAGATTTACCTGCTTCCTAATGCCTTGAGACACATCCTTTTGAACCCTGGCTGCCAGTGCCAGGAGTGTGACAACCCTGCCACCGTCCCTGATACCCTGAACAGCCAGTTTCTGTAGGAGCCCTATGGGGCTCAGCTGCTGATCAGTGATCGTGTGTGGCTTTGTGTGACCACTGGTGCTTAGCTCTGCTCTGTAGCAGAACATCCTGGAAGTGACTGTATGCCAGCACCTGGACAGTGTGtggttcttttttctcctctgcagagTGAAGAGGAAGAACGGGAGGAATCTGACTTTGACAGTGCCAGCATCAACAGCTCTTCTGTGCGCTCTGAGTGTTCGGCTGGCctggggaagagagggaagaggaggagaaagaaaaagaggagtaGGCCATCCCTTTGTACTCTGTTCCTGTTGTTTGGATTTCCCTATTCAGATGGTGCTTTCCTGGTCCTTGCAGTTCCAAGCAGTGTACAGCACTAATTCTGTGGGAAAGGAAAGGCTGTGCTTGTCTGTGTGCGTGGGATGAGAGGTGCTTTCATGGTGTCCAGACTGCTGTCAGTGGGCCTGCAGAAAGCACACTCTGCTGTAGGGCTTCCCTGCAGCATTGCTGGTTGTGAAAGATCGGCCTGATGCCTGGGCCTTTCCATCCACCACTTTACTTCCATGGCCAAGGGCTTCTCTTGCCCCGATCCAGCTCTGTGTTGTGGCTCACACTGTGTCAGGAGGGCAGCTGCAATGCCACGTGGTGCTTTGAGCACTGGGGTGCAGTGTGGGCAGGTGAGCAGCTGCCACCCTCCCAAGGTCTGTCCTGAGGCATCACAGTCCAGAATTTGTGGGGCTCCAGGGGAAGTGGTTTGCACAGGCACAACCCTGGAGAAGCACAGCTTGTGGCTGGCTCCTGAGGAGCAGACGTGGCTGCAGGTGAGGCAGTGCTGGTGGATGGTGTCTGTCTGAGTGAGGTGTGTGGTTGTTGGCAGTACAGGGTTGTGATGATGGCCCATGGAGATGCAGGGCAGCAGTGACAGGTGTCTGGCAGGGTCTGAGTGGCTGTGGGCCACTTTGATGTGCATGTTCCTTCACTGGTGGAGGCTTTGTGTTGGTCTGGTTAATGACACCTCCATCCCTGCTGAGAGCAGTCCCTCTGCACCAAGAtactgtgctcctgctgcttatGCTGATGagttttgcttttgagaaaCCAAAAGATGCCTTCTGTGCTTGGGGACAGCCGGAAGGCGAGTGTTCTGCCTTCTGTGTGGTGTTATGGGCCTTATGGCCcttgctccttccttcccttctctttctgcatggagctggaggagctccTGTTCTGCACCCAGCGAGTGCCCAAGGAGAGTGCAGCAGTCCCAGGAGGAGGGTCCTCAGCTGCATTACTGTTGCATGGTACATTTGCTGGCGCTGGGGTCTGTGGAGGTTTCTCTGACTGCCTCCCTTGCAACCTCTCCAGGTTCTGGCATTCTCCATTGAGAGCCTGAAGGAACCAAAGGATGATACAgtgtggagagagaaagagagacagaggTGAGATGATGCTGTGTGCAAAGATAAACTGTGATGCAGAGGGACAGAGAGGCAGGGGGACATAGCAGGAGGGGCCGAGGTGAAACGTGATGCATTTTCCTTAACTGTACCATAGAGGAGCAACTGTCTTGGGAGAGCTGGTGGTACTGCTGTCCCACTGACTGTGTCTGTCCCTTGCTTGT
The nucleotide sequence above comes from Coturnix japonica isolate 7356 chromosome 21, Coturnix japonica 2.1, whole genome shotgun sequence. Encoded proteins:
- the RPL22 gene encoding 60S ribosomal protein L22; translation: MAPVKKPAAKGGKKKKQVLKFTLDCTHPVEDGIMDAANFEQFLQERIKVNGKAGNLGGGVVTIERSKSKITVTSEVPFSKRYLKYLTKKYLKKNNLRDWLRVVANSKESYELRYFQINQDEEEEEEED